From a single Hydrogenispora ethanolica genomic region:
- a CDS encoding ABC transporter substrate-binding protein — MKHSFKAILVVCLFAVLFGSMSSYAAPQKTLRFMWWGGETRHKATIDAIELYMKKNPGVKIIGEYGGFSGYQQKLLTQLVGGTAADIIQIDQPWVADLMSQGDLFADLYRFKELKLNGFNKNFLKSQCEWDKKLVGLPTGMNGLIYVANTDFMAKHKISLNTRWDWDKLVEVGAKVHRQNSNDYLLDMDLTQIQQMIIMHVKQHTGAKYWINADYTPGFDKAGLAAAFAYYQKLQSSGAILPLKDSILFNLKSEQNPRWANGQIGINQIYVSTIAQYYLDGKMKLEAMLPALMRGAKISGITVRPSQLLVINKKSGNAKEAAHFLNWFFNSKEAAVALKTERGIPATTSAIKTLEQNKLLDSNMAKGINLAVKNAGPPENDLSTNKELTTTFEEYIQLVGYNKLSPDEAATQMLRDTRAKLAELKSQR, encoded by the coding sequence TTGAAACATTCATTCAAAGCGATCCTGGTTGTTTGTCTCTTCGCAGTGCTGTTCGGCAGCATGTCGAGCTATGCCGCGCCGCAGAAAACCTTGCGGTTCATGTGGTGGGGCGGCGAAACCCGGCACAAAGCCACCATTGACGCCATTGAACTGTATATGAAGAAAAATCCCGGCGTCAAGATCATCGGCGAGTACGGCGGCTTCAGCGGCTACCAACAGAAGCTGCTCACCCAATTGGTGGGCGGAACCGCCGCCGATATCATTCAGATCGACCAGCCGTGGGTGGCCGATCTCATGTCCCAGGGCGATCTCTTCGCCGATCTGTACCGGTTCAAGGAGCTGAAGCTGAACGGTTTCAACAAAAACTTCCTCAAGAGCCAGTGCGAATGGGATAAGAAGCTGGTGGGATTGCCGACCGGCATGAACGGCCTGATTTATGTGGCCAACACCGATTTCATGGCCAAACACAAGATTTCGCTCAATACCCGTTGGGACTGGGATAAGCTGGTGGAAGTCGGCGCGAAGGTCCACCGTCAAAACAGCAACGATTATCTCTTGGACATGGACCTGACCCAGATTCAACAGATGATCATCATGCACGTCAAACAGCATACCGGCGCCAAGTACTGGATCAATGCCGACTATACCCCCGGCTTTGACAAAGCCGGCCTGGCCGCGGCCTTCGCCTACTATCAAAAACTCCAATCCAGCGGCGCCATCTTGCCGCTCAAGGATTCAATCCTTTTCAACCTAAAGTCCGAGCAGAACCCGAGATGGGCCAATGGCCAGATCGGCATCAATCAGATTTACGTCTCGACCATCGCCCAATACTATCTCGACGGCAAAATGAAGCTCGAAGCGATGCTGCCCGCGCTGATGAGAGGCGCCAAGATCTCCGGCATCACCGTCCGGCCTTCGCAATTGCTGGTCATCAACAAAAAATCGGGCAATGCCAAAGAAGCCGCCCACTTCCTGAACTGGTTCTTCAATAGCAAAGAGGCGGCCGTCGCCCTCAAGACCGAACGGGGCATCCCCGCCACCACCTCGGCCATCAAGACGCTGGAACAGAATAAGCTCCTCGATTCCAACATGGCCAAAGGGATCAACCTGGCGGTGAAGAACGCCGGTCCTCCCGAGAACGACCTTTCCACCAACAAAGAGCTGACCACCACTTTCGAGGAGTACATCCAGCTGGTGGGCTATAACAAACTCTCCCCGGACGAAGCTGCGACCCAGATGCTGCGGGACACCCGGGCCAAGTTGGCGGAGCTGAAGTCGCAACGGTAA
- a CDS encoding alpha-glucosidase/alpha-galactosidase, with protein sequence MKFDNRKVTDIRIAYIGGGSRLWAWNLISDMALEEALGGSVRLYDIDFEAAKENEVFGNELSERPEAKGKWRYEAVNTLKEALTGADFVIISIQPATFKEMASDVHLPEKYGIYQAVGDTVGPGGLVRALRTIPAYVEFANAIRDYAPQAWVINYTNPMTLCTRTLYEVFPRIKAFGCCHEVFGTQKLLAAMLQEMNLASVSRSEIKTNVLGINHFTWIDQAHCQGMDLFPLYREFADKYYESGFRIPGEEEWDATPFRFAHRIKFDLFKRYGIIAAAGDRHLAEFLPPWYLKDPATVKRWKFNLTTVDFRIKRFEEFNERRKRIIAGQEVFPLESSGEEGIKQIKALVGLEELVTNINFPNRGQMEGVPDGAVVETNAHLSDNSVKPVVSGRLPDDVQSLVARHIYNQETILQAGIRKDADLAFRAFINDPLVNIDISSAKELFQQMLWNTREYLPGWNL encoded by the coding sequence ATGAAGTTTGATAACAGGAAAGTAACCGACATCCGTATCGCCTACATCGGCGGCGGCTCGCGGCTTTGGGCCTGGAATCTCATCTCCGACATGGCTTTGGAAGAAGCGCTGGGCGGATCGGTCCGGCTGTACGACATCGATTTTGAAGCCGCTAAGGAGAACGAGGTCTTCGGCAACGAGCTGTCAGAGCGGCCCGAGGCCAAGGGAAAATGGCGTTATGAAGCGGTCAATACCCTAAAGGAGGCCCTGACCGGCGCCGACTTCGTGATCATCTCCATTCAGCCGGCGACTTTCAAAGAGATGGCCTCCGATGTCCATCTCCCCGAAAAGTACGGCATCTACCAAGCGGTGGGCGACACTGTCGGACCGGGCGGCCTGGTCCGGGCGCTCCGCACCATCCCCGCCTATGTCGAATTCGCCAACGCCATCCGGGACTACGCTCCCCAGGCTTGGGTCATCAATTACACCAATCCGATGACGCTTTGCACCCGGACCCTGTACGAAGTCTTCCCCCGGATTAAGGCTTTCGGCTGTTGCCACGAGGTCTTCGGCACCCAGAAACTCCTGGCCGCGATGCTCCAGGAGATGAATCTCGCCAGCGTCAGCCGCAGCGAGATCAAGACCAACGTGCTGGGCATCAACCATTTCACCTGGATCGACCAGGCCCATTGCCAGGGCATGGACCTCTTCCCGCTCTACCGGGAGTTCGCCGACAAGTATTACGAGTCGGGCTTCCGAATCCCCGGCGAGGAGGAATGGGACGCGACCCCCTTCCGCTTCGCCCACCGGATCAAATTCGACCTCTTCAAGCGCTACGGCATCATCGCCGCCGCCGGCGACCGGCATCTGGCGGAATTCCTGCCGCCATGGTATCTGAAAGATCCCGCGACCGTGAAACGCTGGAAGTTCAACCTGACCACGGTCGATTTCCGCATCAAGCGGTTCGAGGAATTCAACGAACGGCGCAAACGAATCATCGCCGGCCAGGAAGTTTTCCCATTGGAATCCTCCGGCGAGGAAGGGATCAAACAGATCAAAGCCCTGGTCGGTCTGGAAGAGCTGGTGACCAACATCAACTTCCCCAACCGCGGCCAGATGGAAGGGGTGCCCGATGGCGCGGTGGTGGAGACCAACGCCCACCTCTCGGACAATTCGGTCAAACCGGTCGTTTCCGGGAGATTGCCGGATGATGTCCAAAGCCTGGTGGCCCGGCATATCTATAATCAGGAGACCATTCTGCAAGCGGGTATCCGCAAGGATGCCGACCTGGCCTTCCGCGCCTTTATCAACGACCCGCTGGTCAATATCGACATCAGCAGCGCGAAAGAGCTTTTCCAGCAGATGCTGTGGAACACCCGGGAGTACCTGCCGGGCTGGAATCTTTGA
- a CDS encoding carbohydrate ABC transporter permease encodes MGKQTKTELNRLNSISPKSNFILNAILLCYSLLCIVPLLLVIAVSFTDERMLAINGYSFWPQKLSAFAYQFIISMGNQVITAYIITILVTVIGTALSVVVMALYAFPISRKDFKYKNFFTFFLIFTMLFNGGLVSTYLIGVNVLHLKDNLWGLIFPYLMNAFWVIILRTFYRTNIPDSLIESAKIDGAGEFMAFFRIVFPLALPGIATIGLFAMLQYWNDWFLAALYINDPKLVPLAYLLYQVQTSMQYLMQNSSNIGGRAGDIMATMPSEAARMAMVVISVLPIVITFPFFQKYFVKGLTVGAIKG; translated from the coding sequence ATGGGCAAGCAAACCAAGACCGAACTGAACCGGCTGAACAGCATCTCCCCCAAGTCCAATTTCATCCTCAACGCCATCCTGCTCTGTTATTCGCTGCTCTGTATCGTGCCGCTGCTGCTGGTGATCGCGGTTTCATTCACCGATGAGCGGATGCTGGCCATCAACGGCTATAGTTTTTGGCCGCAGAAACTGAGCGCTTTTGCCTACCAGTTCATCATCTCCATGGGTAATCAGGTGATCACCGCCTACATTATCACCATCCTGGTCACGGTGATCGGGACGGCCCTCAGCGTGGTGGTGATGGCACTGTACGCCTTCCCCATCTCCCGCAAGGATTTTAAGTATAAGAATTTTTTCACCTTCTTCCTGATCTTTACCATGCTTTTCAACGGCGGACTGGTATCGACCTATCTGATCGGGGTCAATGTCCTGCATTTGAAGGATAACCTCTGGGGCTTGATCTTCCCGTACTTGATGAATGCCTTCTGGGTCATCATCCTGCGCACTTTTTACCGGACCAATATCCCGGACTCCCTGATCGAATCGGCGAAGATCGACGGCGCCGGGGAATTCATGGCTTTCTTCCGGATCGTCTTCCCGCTGGCTTTGCCGGGCATCGCCACCATCGGCCTGTTCGCCATGTTGCAATACTGGAACGACTGGTTCCTGGCCGCGCTATATATCAACGATCCTAAGCTGGTCCCGCTGGCCTATCTGTTGTATCAGGTCCAGACCTCGATGCAATATTTAATGCAGAATTCCAGCAATATCGGGGGCCGGGCCGGGGATATCATGGCGACCATGCCGTCGGAGGCCGCCCGGATGGCGATGGTGGTCATCAGCGTCCTGCCCATCGTCATTACCTTCCCGTTCTTCCAGAAGTATTTCGTGAAAGGTTTGACGGTCGGCGCTATCAAGGGCTAA
- a CDS encoding ABC transporter substrate-binding protein: MTDAGLSARKPFQGRWRWLLLALLLPAQALAWAAPQPEVKLTMWSHHRHMANLLKYLVNEFNAGTGRKKGIQLYLRILGDDSSQIFQEAQKSGEGPDLYSSNFITGYPDPFKAGAQTWFDDLPGFREWKKQWPPWYWMEGVTTYRGRVIAIPAQVINSRLIYNKDLFRLIGRDPERPPASYAELRAVARQITAAGKGRIYGFAFCGGDSWWLEWMPGQWAEANGDRAYWDWQNGRWAIQGYGRVFQLLLDLEKDRSLFPGAAGLSNDALRAQFAEGRIGMFMGEAWDVGILNEQFPAKCDWGVASIPTYDGKFHGKPRAMMIGGHWSINGQSRHKYEAWEVVKWFNRYEIRAKFYERGACIDPDPSVGKYVKRMPASKGFRAFVDSLNQDYIATYPNLPGWKAPADNPFLVLRRLLTRGGDPRAELKKLDQTWNAALDRYFENHPDVRRGWNVYPEFDPWIGRLGPPLEKPVFKP; the protein is encoded by the coding sequence ATGACCGATGCGGGTCTTTCCGCTAGGAAACCATTCCAAGGCCGGTGGCGCTGGCTGCTGCTGGCCCTGCTGCTGCCGGCCCAAGCCCTGGCCTGGGCGGCGCCGCAGCCCGAAGTGAAGCTGACGATGTGGTCGCACCACCGCCATATGGCGAATCTCCTCAAATATTTGGTGAACGAATTCAACGCCGGTACTGGCCGGAAGAAGGGCATCCAATTATACCTGCGGATCCTGGGGGACGATTCCTCGCAGATCTTTCAGGAGGCCCAGAAGTCCGGCGAAGGTCCGGACCTTTACAGCAGCAACTTCATCACCGGCTATCCCGATCCTTTCAAGGCCGGGGCGCAGACCTGGTTTGACGATCTCCCCGGTTTTCGGGAATGGAAGAAGCAATGGCCCCCTTGGTACTGGATGGAAGGAGTGACCACCTACCGGGGCCGGGTGATCGCCATTCCGGCGCAGGTGATCAACTCCCGGCTGATCTATAACAAGGATCTCTTCCGGCTGATCGGCCGCGATCCGGAACGGCCGCCAGCCTCTTACGCCGAATTACGGGCGGTCGCCCGGCAGATCACCGCCGCCGGGAAGGGCCGGATCTATGGCTTCGCTTTTTGCGGCGGAGATTCCTGGTGGCTGGAGTGGATGCCCGGACAATGGGCGGAGGCCAACGGCGACCGGGCGTATTGGGACTGGCAGAACGGCCGCTGGGCCATTCAGGGCTACGGCCGGGTTTTTCAACTGCTGTTGGACCTGGAGAAAGACCGTTCGCTGTTTCCCGGGGCGGCCGGTTTGAGCAATGACGCGCTGCGGGCGCAGTTCGCGGAAGGCCGGATCGGGATGTTCATGGGCGAGGCCTGGGATGTGGGGATTCTGAACGAGCAGTTTCCCGCCAAGTGCGACTGGGGGGTCGCGTCGATTCCGACCTACGACGGCAAGTTCCACGGCAAACCCCGGGCGATGATGATCGGCGGCCATTGGAGCATCAACGGCCAGAGTCGCCATAAATACGAGGCCTGGGAAGTCGTGAAGTGGTTCAACCGCTATGAGATCCGCGCCAAGTTTTACGAGCGGGGCGCGTGCATCGATCCCGACCCCTCCGTGGGCAAGTATGTCAAAAGGATGCCGGCCTCGAAGGGGTTTCGAGCGTTCGTCGATAGCTTGAATCAGGATTATATCGCAACCTACCCGAATCTGCCAGGTTGGAAAGCTCCGGCTGACAATCCCTTCCTCGTCTTGCGGAGACTTTTGACCCGGGGCGGAGACCCCAGAGCTGAACTGAAAAAACTGGATCAGACCTGGAACGCCGCGTTGGACCGGTACTTTGAGAACCACCCCGATGTACGGCGCGGTTGGAATGTTTATCCCGAATTCGACCCTTGGATCGGCCGGCTGGGTCCGCCGCTGGAAAAACCGGTTTTTAAACCATGA
- a CDS encoding carbohydrate ABC transporter permease gives MSLANAGKSKVKKAHQYIGLAYIAPWLIGFLTLQLYPFLISFWYSLTDLNLFREPRFIGLDNFIQMFTANADFWQSFRVTFIYVLAAVPAKIAFALIVAMIMNQKLRGINFFRTVYYLPSILGGSVALAILWKLLFMSEGVVNHYLSFLGIPGHNWLGDPGMALTTISLLQVWQFGSSMVLFLAGLKQIPAELYEAGRVDGASRLRMFFHITIPQLTPIILFNLIMQMVNAFQEFTAAFVITNGGPLKSTYLYGYMIYQYGFDYLKMGYASALSWVLFIVIMIFTVVIFKSSSMWVHYEDAGDF, from the coding sequence ATGAGTTTAGCAAATGCCGGCAAAAGCAAGGTAAAAAAGGCGCACCAGTACATCGGCTTGGCCTATATCGCGCCGTGGCTGATCGGTTTCCTGACGTTACAACTCTACCCGTTTCTGATTTCGTTCTGGTACTCGCTGACCGACTTGAATCTGTTCCGCGAGCCCCGTTTTATCGGCCTCGACAACTTCATCCAGATGTTCACCGCCAACGCGGATTTCTGGCAGTCTTTCAGGGTGACTTTCATCTATGTTCTGGCCGCCGTTCCCGCTAAAATCGCGTTTGCCTTGATCGTGGCCATGATTATGAACCAAAAGCTGCGCGGGATCAATTTTTTCCGGACCGTCTATTATCTCCCGTCGATCCTCGGCGGCAGCGTGGCCCTGGCGATCCTCTGGAAACTGCTGTTCATGAGCGAGGGCGTGGTCAATCATTACCTGTCCTTCCTCGGAATTCCCGGCCACAATTGGCTGGGCGATCCGGGTATGGCGCTCACCACCATCAGCCTGCTCCAGGTCTGGCAGTTCGGCTCCTCGATGGTCCTGTTCCTGGCGGGCTTGAAACAGATCCCCGCCGAACTGTACGAGGCGGGCCGGGTGGACGGCGCCTCCCGGCTGCGAATGTTCTTCCACATCACCATTCCGCAGTTGACGCCGATTATCCTGTTTAACCTGATTATGCAGATGGTGAACGCGTTCCAGGAATTCACCGCCGCCTTCGTCATCACCAACGGCGGACCGTTGAAATCCACTTATCTCTACGGTTATATGATCTACCAGTACGGCTTCGATTATCTCAAGATGGGATACGCCTCGGCCTTATCCTGGGTCCTCTTTATCGTGATCATGATCTTTACCGTGGTGATCTTTAAGTCCTCCTCCATGTGGGTCCATTATGAAGATGCGGGTGATTTTTAA
- a CDS encoding ABC transporter substrate-binding protein, which translates to MKRIHRMLALLLLVGVFILGASAFAAAPYEIKWYFIGNGQQPDVKLIEDAASKYIQKKGLRATLKLQCYTWGDEYDNRLRTIIASGEPYDICFTASWANLYKVNVARGAFLDITDLWKKYAPKSRAQLHPAFISGSAIDGRNYAIPANKELAHQWGFWINKNFIDKYKFDISSIKTLKDIEPMLKVIKEKEPGIIPFQNLGNENAMRILDYDRFADDYIPAALYNDSKDMKVFNLLETKEFKDYLELARKWYQAGYVPADAATVTEFVTDIKAGKVFSKIESLKPFADEERAASWGIPCVQVELTNPVVQTRDCTGSMQAISKTSKNPALALRFLELFNTDKYLNNLINFGIQGKHYVKVSANVIDYAPGVTAQNSGYKPGTPWMFGNQYLNYFWKGENQKKWDAFKKFNASSTSAKSLGFNFDSTPVRNEVSACMNVWISGVQPLVCGAADPKTLPDVIARFKAAGIDKIIAEAQKQLNEWQAKSKKK; encoded by the coding sequence ATGAAGCGCATCCATAGAATGCTCGCCTTGTTGCTGTTGGTCGGAGTATTTATTCTGGGAGCCAGTGCCTTCGCAGCCGCGCCGTATGAGATCAAGTGGTATTTCATCGGCAACGGCCAGCAACCGGATGTGAAGCTGATCGAGGACGCGGCCAGCAAGTACATTCAAAAGAAAGGGCTCCGGGCCACGCTGAAGCTCCAATGCTACACCTGGGGCGATGAGTACGACAACCGCTTGCGGACCATTATCGCTTCCGGCGAACCGTACGATATCTGCTTCACCGCTTCCTGGGCCAATCTCTACAAGGTGAACGTCGCCCGCGGCGCGTTCCTGGACATCACCGACCTCTGGAAGAAGTACGCCCCCAAATCCCGGGCTCAGCTGCATCCGGCGTTCATCTCCGGTTCGGCGATTGATGGCCGCAACTACGCCATTCCGGCCAACAAGGAATTGGCGCACCAATGGGGCTTCTGGATCAACAAGAATTTTATCGACAAATATAAATTCGATATCTCCAGCATTAAAACGCTGAAGGACATCGAGCCGATGCTGAAGGTGATCAAGGAGAAGGAGCCGGGCATCATCCCCTTCCAAAACCTCGGCAATGAGAATGCCATGCGGATCCTCGACTATGACCGGTTCGCCGACGACTATATCCCGGCCGCGCTCTATAACGACAGCAAGGATATGAAGGTCTTCAATCTGCTGGAGACCAAGGAGTTCAAGGATTACCTGGAATTGGCGCGCAAATGGTATCAAGCCGGTTACGTTCCGGCCGACGCCGCCACCGTCACCGAGTTCGTCACCGACATCAAAGCCGGCAAGGTTTTCAGCAAGATCGAATCCCTGAAACCGTTTGCCGATGAGGAACGGGCCGCTTCCTGGGGCATTCCCTGCGTCCAGGTGGAGCTGACCAACCCGGTCGTCCAGACCCGCGATTGCACCGGTTCGATGCAGGCCATCTCCAAGACCTCAAAGAACCCGGCTCTGGCGCTGAGGTTCCTGGAGCTGTTCAATACCGACAAGTATCTGAACAACCTGATCAACTTCGGTATCCAAGGCAAGCACTATGTGAAGGTATCCGCCAACGTCATCGACTACGCCCCGGGCGTCACCGCCCAGAATTCCGGGTACAAACCGGGCACTCCCTGGATGTTCGGGAACCAGTACCTGAACTATTTCTGGAAGGGCGAGAACCAGAAGAAATGGGACGCCTTCAAGAAGTTTAACGCTTCTTCCACCTCTGCCAAGAGCCTGGGCTTCAACTTCGACAGCACTCCGGTCCGAAACGAAGTTTCGGCTTGCATGAACGTCTGGATCTCCGGCGTGCAACCGCTGGTCTGCGGCGCCGCCGATCCCAAGACCTTGCCGGATGTGATCGCCCGCTTCAAAGCCGCCGGCATCGACAAGATCATCGCCGAGGCCCAAAAACAGCTGAATGAATGGCAGGCCAAGAGCAAGAAGAAATAA
- a CDS encoding response regulator transcription factor yields the protein MYRLIIVDDEAEIRAGLCNYFPWNQLGFEVAGQFENGLQALEYIESCPVDVLLCDIRMPFMSGLELAKELNARGSQVKILLLSGYREFDYAREALEYGVKDYIIKPTKYDELIKSFSKIKAELDREKAPKEPAEKAGEGIGYNEKVIATVKNYLQDNFQTATLEEAAQLVHMNPFYLSKFFKDKTGENFSDFLIAVRMERAARFLNDIAYKTYEISEMVGYSNPKNFTRTFKKYFGKTPKEFRNFS from the coding sequence GTGTATCGACTGATAATCGTGGATGACGAAGCGGAGATCCGGGCGGGCTTATGCAATTATTTCCCCTGGAACCAATTGGGCTTCGAGGTGGCGGGCCAGTTTGAGAACGGCCTGCAGGCCTTGGAATATATCGAAAGCTGCCCGGTGGATGTCCTGCTGTGCGATATCAGGATGCCCTTCATGAGCGGCCTGGAACTGGCCAAGGAATTGAACGCCCGCGGCTCGCAGGTGAAGATCCTGCTGCTCAGCGGCTACCGGGAGTTCGATTACGCACGGGAAGCGCTGGAGTACGGCGTCAAGGACTACATCATTAAGCCCACCAAATACGATGAATTGATCAAGTCGTTTTCCAAGATCAAGGCCGAACTCGATCGGGAAAAGGCCCCCAAGGAGCCGGCGGAGAAGGCGGGCGAGGGGATCGGCTATAACGAAAAGGTGATCGCGACCGTGAAGAACTATCTCCAGGATAATTTCCAAACCGCCACGCTGGAGGAGGCGGCCCAACTGGTCCACATGAACCCGTTTTATCTGAGTAAATTCTTTAAGGATAAGACGGGCGAGAATTTTTCGGATTTTCTGATCGCCGTCCGCATGGAGCGGGCCGCCCGGTTTTTGAACGATATCGCCTATAAGACCTATGAGATCAGCGAGATGGTCGGCTACAGCAATCCCAAGAACTTTACCCGCACCTTTAAGAAGTATTTCGGGAAAACCCCCAAGGAGTTCCGGAATTTTTCGTAA
- a CDS encoding carbohydrate ABC transporter permease — MQKKIVATATTYILISLLGLLMIYPLLWLVSGSFKSNAEIFNSFQLIPSRINFDAYIRGWVGLGQQTYSNFFINTIKMVVPSVFFCLLSSFLTAYGFSRFRFPFKKPLFALMIATLMLPKTVIIIPRYMIFKNLGWLDTFLPFYAPELLATQSFFIFMLVQFMRGLPRELDESAEIDGCNSFQILYRILLPLAKPALFSAAIFDFIWAWNDFFNPLIYISSVAKYPLALGLRIDLDVGAAVSWDKVMAMSVVTMLPPILIFFFAQKYFVEGIATTGLKG, encoded by the coding sequence ATGCAGAAAAAAATAGTAGCCACCGCAACCACTTATATTCTCATCAGCCTGCTGGGTTTGCTGATGATCTACCCGTTACTCTGGTTGGTCAGCGGTTCTTTCAAGTCGAACGCTGAGATTTTCAACTCCTTTCAACTGATTCCTTCCCGAATCAATTTCGACGCGTATATCCGGGGCTGGGTCGGGTTGGGCCAACAGACCTACAGCAACTTTTTTATAAACACCATCAAGATGGTGGTGCCGTCGGTCTTCTTCTGCCTGCTCTCCAGTTTTCTGACGGCCTACGGCTTTTCGCGGTTCCGCTTTCCGTTCAAAAAGCCCTTGTTCGCGCTGATGATCGCCACGTTGATGCTGCCCAAGACGGTCATCATCATCCCCCGCTACATGATCTTCAAGAACCTGGGCTGGCTGGACACTTTTCTGCCGTTTTACGCGCCGGAGCTCCTGGCGACACAGTCCTTCTTCATCTTCATGCTGGTCCAATTCATGCGGGGGCTCCCGCGCGAGCTGGATGAATCGGCGGAGATCGACGGCTGCAACAGCTTCCAGATTCTCTACCGAATCCTGTTGCCCCTGGCCAAGCCGGCGCTCTTTTCCGCCGCCATCTTCGATTTCATCTGGGCCTGGAACGACTTTTTCAACCCATTGATCTATATCAGCAGCGTCGCCAAATATCCACTGGCCCTGGGGCTGCGGATCGACCTCGACGTCGGAGCGGCGGTCAGCTGGGACAAGGTGATGGCTATGTCGGTGGTGACCATGCTGCCTCCGATCCTGATCTTCTTCTTCGCCCAGAAATATTTCGTGGAAGGCATCGCCACCACCGGCTTAAAAGGTTGA
- a CDS encoding ABC transporter permease, whose product MSGFWYELKKNKALFLMLLPGALVLFLYNYLPMFGSIVAFKNFYFSDGNFIISLFKSEWVGLKNFEFLFRSPDAYTIIRNTLLYNLAFIFSCTVIAIAFAIMLNEIFSRKLAKFYQSAMFLPYFLSWIVFTYLVYAYISPDKGFINMTIFKFFGIPPVSWYNETRYWPLIIVLVNGWKWIGNNCIIYLASIMAIDQELYEAARIDGAGRWHQITHITLPQIMPVIIVMFLVFVGRIFNTDLGLFFLVPRNSGLLYPVTQTIDVYVYNTLIRMGDIGMSSAAALYQSVVGFITIVLANLAVKKIDPESSIF is encoded by the coding sequence ATGAGCGGATTTTGGTACGAGTTGAAGAAGAACAAGGCCTTGTTTCTGATGTTGCTGCCCGGGGCGTTGGTGCTGTTCCTATACAATTATCTGCCGATGTTCGGCTCGATCGTTGCATTTAAAAATTTCTACTTCTCCGACGGCAACTTCATCATCAGCCTGTTCAAGAGCGAATGGGTGGGTTTGAAGAATTTTGAATTTTTGTTCCGCTCGCCGGACGCCTATACGATTATTCGCAACACGCTATTATACAATCTGGCCTTCATCTTCTCCTGTACCGTCATCGCGATCGCCTTCGCGATCATGCTCAACGAGATCTTCAGCCGCAAACTGGCCAAGTTCTATCAAAGCGCCATGTTCCTGCCGTACTTCCTCTCCTGGATCGTCTTCACCTATCTGGTCTATGCCTACATCAGTCCGGATAAGGGCTTCATTAACATGACGATCTTCAAGTTCTTCGGGATTCCGCCGGTCTCCTGGTACAACGAGACCCGGTACTGGCCGCTGATTATCGTGCTGGTCAACGGGTGGAAGTGGATCGGCAACAACTGTATCATCTATCTGGCCTCGATCATGGCCATCGACCAGGAACTGTACGAGGCGGCGCGGATCGACGGCGCCGGGCGCTGGCACCAGATCACCCACATCACGCTGCCCCAGATCATGCCGGTGATCATCGTGATGTTTCTGGTCTTCGTCGGCCGGATCTTCAACACCGACTTGGGACTGTTCTTCCTGGTGCCGCGCAATTCGGGGCTGCTCTACCCCGTCACCCAGACTATCGATGTTTATGTGTACAATACCCTGATCCGCATGGGTGATATCGGAATGTCCTCGGCTGCCGCGCTCTACCAGTCGGTGGTGGGATTCATCACCATCGTCCTGGCGAACCTGGCCGTAAAGAAGATCGACCCCGAATCGAGTATATTTTGA